In Desulfobacterales bacterium, the DNA window CCAGGCCCTGGCCATCAACCCCGACCATGCCGAGGCCCATTTCCAGAAGGGAACCCTGTTGGCCAACCAGGATAAGATCGATGCGGCCATCATCCATTTCACCGCGGCGGTCCGCCTAAATCCCGCTGACGTCGATGCCCGCTTCAACCTGGCAACCGCCCTGGCCGGCAGGCACCGATTCAAGGAAGCCATCAGCCATTTTGTCGAGGTCCTGCGGCTTAATCCGGACGATGCCGATGCCCGGAGAAACCTGGGAATCCTGCGGCGGGCCAACATCTCATCCTGAACCGCCGCCGGTTAATTCCGCTTAACCGTGATTGCACCTTGACTTGCCCCTCAACTGAACATACAATCAAGCATACAATTGAGACTCAATTAGAGGTGATGATATGAAATTTCTAAGTG includes these proteins:
- a CDS encoding tetratricopeptide repeat protein, producing QALAINPDHAEAHFQKGTLLANQDKIDAAIIHFTAAVRLNPADVDARFNLATALAGRHRFKEAISHFVEVLRLNPDDADARRNLGILRRANISS